Proteins co-encoded in one Capsicum annuum cultivar UCD-10X-F1 chromosome 9, UCD10Xv1.1, whole genome shotgun sequence genomic window:
- the LOC107841084 gene encoding probable disease resistance protein At4g27220, translated as MEGLVKGNSREEEFNDGHTILNKLVKRCLLEATVDDFGDESVRMHDLLRETALRITNDKPRYLVRSGIGTQVLEEQDWVFNLDRVSFYQSKIKRIPEDMAPNCPTLSTLILSNCDSTMIPGPFFQYMNKLQVVDLSYNSELMDLPSSISNLESLRALSLRGCSRLKSVPPLGKLKNLRVLDVFDTGIKEVPQGMENLVKLKFVDTSGTDLDELPKEILPKLSHLQYLNLPIHVNVPDEDLASLELLEEFGGRF; from the coding sequence ATGGAGGGACTGGTGAAGGGAAATAGTAGGGAAGAAGAGTTTAACGATGGCCATACCATATTGAATAAACTAGTGAAGCGCTGCTTACTTGAAGCAACTGTTGATGACTTTGGAGATGAATCAGTAAGGATGCATGATCTACTCAGAGAAACGGCATTGCGGATTACAAATGATAAGCCAAGGTACCTGGTAAGGTCTGGAATAGGAACACAAGTGTTGGAGGAGCAGGATTGGGTGTTCAATTTGGATAGAGTCTCTTTTTACCAAAGCAAGATAAAGAGAATCCCTGAAGACATGGCACCCAATTGTCCCACATTATCAACCTTGATCTTGTCCAATTGTGATTCAACAATGATCCCGGGTCCTTTCTTTCAGTACATGAACAAGCTCCAAGTAGTCGACTTGAGCTACAACTCTGAGCTTATGGATTTGCCGAGTTCCATTTCTAACTTGGAAAGTCTTAGAGCACTCTCACTTCGAGGATGTAGTCGGCTCAAATCTGTGCCACCACTGGGAAAGCTCAAAAATCTGAGGGTGTTAGATGTATTTGACACTGGTATTAAGGAAGTACCTCAAGGCATGGAAAACTTAGTCAAGCTTAAATTTGTAGATACGAGTGGAACAGATCTTGATGAACTGCCGAAGGAGATATTACCTAAACTTTCCCATCTTCAATACCTCAATCTTCCAATACATGTAAATGTCCCAGATGAAGACTTGGCCAGCTTGGAACTGCTCGAAGAATTCGGAGGCAGGTTCTGA
- the LOC107841090 gene encoding probable disease resistance protein At4g27220: MKNIVIILDDVWEHLRLEELGYPLGMEGYKLILTTRSYEVYQKIGCKELLKVKKLNVSDAWELFRKSLGSETRLSPDMERVAKSMAGRCEGLPLGLITLAGRMRGVTDIREWNNALNKFPDDMEKDVFKVLKYSYDRLNDGSSDITMQECFVS, translated from the coding sequence ATGAAGAACATTGTTATCATATTGGATGATGTCTGGGAGCACCTTAGGTTGGAGGAGTTGGGTTACCCTCTTGGTATGGAGGGTTATAAGCTGATTCTAACAACTCGCTCGTATGAAGTCTACCAAAAGATCGGTTGTAAGGAACTACTCAAAGTAAAGAAACTCAATGTTTCTGATGCATGGGAGCTGTTCAGGAAGAGTCTAGGATCTGAGACTCGGCTTAGTCCAGATATGGAGAGAGTTGCCAAATCCATGGCAGGAAGGTGTGAGGGCTTGCCGCTTGGGCTCATCACTTTGGCGGGAAGAATGAGAGGGGTGACTGATATAAGGGAGTGGAACAACGCTTTGAATAAATTCCCCGATGATATGGAAAAAGATGTTTTCAAGGTACTGAAGTACAGTTATGATCGGTTGAATGATGGGTCGAGTGATATAACTATGCAAGAGTGCTTTGTATCCTGA
- the LOC107841089 gene encoding probable disease resistance protein At5g43730, which translates to MEAVAGKVIDVIEKAATFFIRNIKSCINFGKGLEKLERNVKRLSDKAGDLKTDVENQERLGRKKRKQQVKSWLNEVEQLEEELRQFKAEATRGEKIEVQPVHDEKSKQNLEVVWTWLHDEDVSSIGIYGMGGVGKTTLAKHTYNRLLEESCYQVYWVTVSQWFTIEGLQDDFAKIVKLNL; encoded by the exons atggAAGCTGTAGCTGGGAAGGTAATTGACGTTATAGAGAAGGCGGCTACATTTTTCATAAGGAACATTAAAAGTTGCATAAACTTTGGTAAGGGTTTGGAAAAACTGGAGCGAAATGTAAAGCGATTATCAGATAAAGCAGGCGATTTGAAGACAGATGTCGAGAATCAAGAGCGATTGGGGAGGAAGAAGAGGAAACAACAAGTTAAATCTTGGCTTAACGAGGTTGAACAGCTCGAAGAAGAATTACGTCAGTTTAAAGCAGAAGCAACAAGAGGGGAGAAAATAGAG GTGCAACCAGTTCATGACGAAAAGTCAAAACAGAATTTAGAAGTGGTTTGGACGTGGCTACACGATGAGGATGTCTCAAGCATCGGTATATATGGTATGGGAGGGGTTGGTAAAACCACTTTGGCAAAGCATACATATAATCGTCTTCTTGAAGAGAGTTGTTATCAAGTCTATTGGGTTACTGTCTCTCAATGGTTTACCATCGAAGGACTACAAGACGATTTTGCCAAAATTGTGAAGCTGAACCTATGA
- the LOC107840904 gene encoding patellin-3: MAEEIKKTASETKPETTVVVVSDVPDSEKESTSQTEPASVVVSDVPEAEKELTPQTEQASETDKGKSTPVIESASSFKEESNKVEELPNPEQKALAELKELVRDALNKHEFTAPVVEEKKETALVVEEKKEAEPVVEEKKETVPVVESKKEAEPVVEEKKETVPVVESKKEAEPVEKKEAVPVVEVKKEAEPVVEEKKEAEPVVEEKKEAEPVVEEKKEAAPVVEEKKEGEPAAPAEKVTEKVAAKEEDSAKTVEEIKETIVEVTGTASSAQVVEEKQTEEDVQPPAPAPEEVSIWGIPLLADERSDVILLKFLRARDFKVKDAFAMLKSVVSWRKEFNIDQLLEEDLSGLGLEKVVYNHGVDKEGHPVCYNAFGAFQDNELYQNTFADKEKMNKFLRWRIQFMEKSIRNLDFSPDGICTFVQVIDLKNSPGLFLFKKELRQATNRALQLLQDNYPEFVAKQVFINVPWWYPAYYRMINVLFTTRTKSKFVFAGASRSAETLFRYIVPEQVPVQYGGLSREGEHEFTIADPATEDTIKPASKHTIEFPVTEKTNLAWEARVIGWDVSYGAEFVPSAEGGYTIIVEKSRKVTAASETVITNNYIATEPGKVVLTFDNQTSKRKKLVYRTKTKPSD, encoded by the exons atggcGGAGGAGATCAAGAAGACAGCTAGTGAGACTAAGCCGGAGACAACTGTTGTTGTCGTGTCTGATGTACCTGATTCTGAAAAAGAATCGACCTCTCAAACTGAACCGGCATCAGTTGTTGTGTCTGATGTACCTGAGGCGGAAAAGGAATTGACCCCTCAGACTGAACAGGCATCGGAAACTGATAAGGGGAAATCAACTCCAGTTATTGAATCAGCTTCATCGTTTAAGGAAGAGAGCAACAAAGTTGAAGAATTACCAAATCCTGAACAGAAGGCTttagctgagttgaaggaattgGTTCGAGATGCTCTGAACAAACATGAATTCACTGCACCTGTGGTCGAAGAGAAGAAAGAAACTGCACTTGTggtggaagagaagaaagaagctGAACCTGTGGTGGAGGAGAAGAAAGAAACTGTACCTGTGGTGGAATCGAAGAAAGAAGCTGAACCTGTGGTGGAGGAGAAGAAAGAAACTGTACCTGTGGTGGAATCGAAGAAAGAAGCTGAACCTGTTGAGAAGAAAGAAGCTGTACCTGTGGTGGAAGTGAAGAAAGAAGCTGAACCTGTggtggaagagaagaaagaagctGAACCTGTggtggaagagaagaaagaagctGAACCTGTggtggaagagaagaaagaagctGCACCTGTggtggaagagaagaaagaaggtGAACCTGCAGCTCCGGCGGAGAAAGTGACCGAGAAGGTAGCAGCGAAGGAGGAGGATAGTGCTAAGACGGTGGAAGAAATCAAGGAGACGATTGTTGAAGTGACTGGTACTGCATCATCGGCCCAGGTGGTGGAGGAGAAACAAACGGAGGAAGATGTTCAGCCACCAGCACCAGCACCAGAAGAAGTTTCGATATGGGGAATTCCGTTATTAGCTGATGAGAGAAGTGATGTAATCCTTCTCAAGTTCCTCAGAGCGAGAGATTTTAAGGTGAAGGATGCATTCGCCATGCTGAAGAGTGTTGTGTCATGGCGTAAAGAGTTCAACATTGATCAACTTTTGGAAGAAGATCTATCAGGACTAGGATTAGAGAAAGTGGTGTACAATCATGGCGTGGATAAAGAAGGACATCCTGTGTGTTACAATGCATTCGGGGCATTTCAGGACAACGAATTGTACCAGAATACTTTTGCTGACAAGGAAAAGATGAACAAGTTCCTTCGATGGCGTATTCAGTTCATGGAGAAATCTATAAGGAATCTTGATTTTAGCCCTGATGGCATATGCACTTTCGTTCAGGTTATCGATCTCAAGAATTCACCTGGACTATTCCTTTTCAAGAAAGAGCTTCGTCAGGCCACCAACCGTGCCCTTCAGTTACTCCAGGACAACTACCCTGAATTTGTTGCTAAGCag gTGTTCATCAATGTGCCATGGTGGTATCCAGCTTACTACAGGATGATCAATGTACTTTTCACTACCAGGACCAAGAGCAAGTTTGTGTTTGCTGGCGCGTCAAGATCTGCCGAGACTCTCTTCAG ataCATTGTCCCTGAGCAAGTACCAGTTCAATATGGTGGACTTAGCAGAGAGGGAGAACACGAATTCACCATTGCTGACCCTGCCACTGAGGATACCATTAAGCCTGCTTCCAAACACACCATTGAATTTCCAGTTACTGAG AAGACGAATTTGGCGTGGGAAGCTAGAGTGATCGGGTGGGACGTGTCATATGGAGCAGAATTTGTGCCTAGTGCCGAAGGTGGATACACAATTAtcgtagagaaatcaagaaaggTTACAGCAGCAAGCGAAACAGTGATCACCAACAACTATATCGCAACAGAACCTGGCAAGGTGGTGCTTACATTTGACAACCAAACATCTAAGAGGAAGAAACTTGTCTATAGAACCAAGACCAAGCCTTCTGATTAA
- the LOC107840905 gene encoding uncharacterized protein LOC107840905 isoform X1, with translation MEEGGPSRSGEEPVSWDELYNVNLMPSEIFLKFRKEIQGYRVGVNLEFYNAPYNEYLTKLVLKPLAPERKWKFIYEPLHHEVRLLSKKIPVTKFLNLQVGVGHSFQLHATGWKWKLTSCFGGDGLSSIRNKTSLGLCPGVDFRFGWKADFEFPEVTGALGTGEPLFNMNSGRLQASLDRVEAIFSQ, from the exons ATGGAGGAGGGTGGTCCGAGTCGAAGTGGAGAAGAACCCGTATCATGGGATGAGCTTTACAATGTCAATCTAATGCCTTCCGAGATTTTTCTCAAGTTCAGAAAAGAAATACAGGGCTATCGAGTTGGCGTTAACTTGGAG TTTTACAATGCCCCATACAACGAGTATCTCACTAAGCTGGTCTTAAAGCCTTTAGCCCCTGAACGGAAATGGAAGTTCATATATGAGCCTTTGCATCATGAAGTACGCCTTCTTTCCAAGAAAATCCCAGTGACAAAATTTCTAAATCTTCAG GTCGGAGTTGGGCATAGCTTTCAGCTGCATGCCACGGGTTGGAAATGGAAGCTCACTTCTTGTTTCGGTGGAGATGGTCTCTCCAGCATCCGGAATAAAACATCACTTGGATTATGTCCTGGTGTGGATTTCCGTTTTGGATGGAAAGCAGATTTTGAATTTCCAGAAGTTACCGG GGCGTTAGGCACTGGTGAACCATTGTTCAATATGAATTCTGGACGATTACAAGCGTCACTGGATAGAGTGGAGGCCATCTTTTCGCAATAA
- the LOC107840905 gene encoding uncharacterized protein LOC107840905 isoform X2, with amino-acid sequence MEEGGPSRSGEEPVSWDELYNVNLMPSEIFLKFRKEIQGYRVGVNLEPLAPERKWKFIYEPLHHEVRLLSKKIPVTKFLNLQVGVGHSFQLHATGWKWKLTSCFGGDGLSSIRNKTSLGLCPGVDFRFGWKADFEFPEVTGALGTGEPLFNMNSGRLQASLDRVEAIFSQ; translated from the exons ATGGAGGAGGGTGGTCCGAGTCGAAGTGGAGAAGAACCCGTATCATGGGATGAGCTTTACAATGTCAATCTAATGCCTTCCGAGATTTTTCTCAAGTTCAGAAAAGAAATACAGGGCTATCGAGTTGGCGTTAACTTGGAG CCTTTAGCCCCTGAACGGAAATGGAAGTTCATATATGAGCCTTTGCATCATGAAGTACGCCTTCTTTCCAAGAAAATCCCAGTGACAAAATTTCTAAATCTTCAG GTCGGAGTTGGGCATAGCTTTCAGCTGCATGCCACGGGTTGGAAATGGAAGCTCACTTCTTGTTTCGGTGGAGATGGTCTCTCCAGCATCCGGAATAAAACATCACTTGGATTATGTCCTGGTGTGGATTTCCGTTTTGGATGGAAAGCAGATTTTGAATTTCCAGAAGTTACCGG GGCGTTAGGCACTGGTGAACCATTGTTCAATATGAATTCTGGACGATTACAAGCGTCACTGGATAGAGTGGAGGCCATCTTTTCGCAATAA
- the LOC107840906 gene encoding uncharacterized protein LOC107840906, with the protein MDLKPFKLDIDELINDFAKGGSPTFAEMKRVWVSKKFSYIFEASPSSKDQAWFIQSLYAYCIGYMVSTNSLLSRMGGLYCLYCLYETQPFKPPFKIYLSLRELKDVRNIVSEAKAKDAKVVPAVVKHMLDKKMFVFGLVDVNESSAAERLDELRGVQNASIQIACEKLFANTRIEHFTNMDMGSELEVDLLKQKSTEYARAKELALKGASDTVDIESIKHITENRTLIGDLVGKTADDWKAQKELFYQKTGIRHQPVVVSHDAREEQEKFSQQEEADEQDDNEDFSKELEQVLLSAQNDSDIEE; encoded by the coding sequence ATGGACCTTAAACCTTTCAAATTAGACATTGACGAGCTTATAAACGACTTTGCGAAGGGTGGATCACCTACTTTTGCAGAAATGAAGAGAGTGTGGGTTTCGAAAAAGTTTTCGTATATTTTCGAGGCGAGTCCATCGTCTAAAGATCAGGCCTGGTTTATACAATCACTGTATGCCTACTGCATTGGTTACATGGTGTCTACTAATTCTCTTTTGAGTAGAATGGGTGGCCTGTATTGCTTATATTGCCTTTATGAAACACAACCATTCAAGCCTCCTTTCAAGATTTATCTATCCCTAAGAGAGTTAAAGGACGTTAGGAACATTGTTTCGGAGGCAAAGGCGAAGGATGCTAAAGTAGTCCCTGCTGTGGTGAAGCATATGTTAGATAAGAAGATGTTTGTTTTTGGTTTAGTGGATGTGAATGAGAGCTCTGCAGCAGAGAGATTAGACGAACTGAGAGGAGTACAAAATGCGAGTATACAAATAGCGTGCGAAAAGTTATTTGCAAATACACGGATTGAGCACTTCACTAACATGGACATGGGATCGGAGCTTGAGGTGGATTTGCTCAAGCAGAAGTCGACAGAATATGCAAGGGCGAAAGAGCTAGCTCTTAAAGGAGCTAGTGACACGGTGGATATCGAAAGCATAAAGCACATAACAGAGAACCGGACATTGATAGGAGACCTGGTTGGGAAGACAGCTGATGACTGGAAAGCTCAAAAGGAATTGTTTTATCAAAAAACAGGCATTCGTCATCAGCCTGTCGTAGTCTCACATGATGCGCGAGAGGAGCAGGAAAAGTTCTCCCAACAAGAAGAGGCTGACGAGCAGGATGACAATGAAGACTTCAGCAAGGAACTTGAGCAAGTGTTGTTATCTGCACAGAACGACTCTGATATCGAAGAATAG